In Terriglobus sp. TAA 43, a single window of DNA contains:
- a CDS encoding DUF2393 family protein, whose protein sequence is MEDEQKHTPFLTSAEPESTVSTKTWLIAAGAVVLLIVIAAVATLRRTPANAGAALPPDANATLLPISDRSMSEATNGAGGKSTYLDGTITNNTAKSLTAATAQVTFATTDGTQPHRETTPLMLVRTRVPYVDLQMVSADPIKPGDHRDFRLIFESVPANWDVQPPVITITHTELR, encoded by the coding sequence ATGGAAGATGAGCAGAAGCATACGCCTTTCCTTACGAGTGCGGAACCAGAAAGCACCGTTTCTACCAAGACGTGGTTGATTGCGGCTGGCGCTGTCGTACTTCTCATCGTGATTGCTGCCGTGGCGACACTGCGGCGGACACCGGCAAATGCGGGTGCTGCGTTGCCGCCGGACGCGAACGCCACGCTGCTGCCTATCAGTGACCGTTCCATGTCCGAGGCGACGAACGGTGCTGGCGGCAAGTCGACCTATCTGGATGGCACTATCACCAACAACACAGCGAAGAGTCTGACTGCGGCAACCGCACAGGTGACGTTTGCCACGACGGATGGAACGCAGCCGCATCGTGAGACGACACCGCTGATGCTTGTCCGGACGCGCGTGCCTTACGTGGATCTGCAGATGGTTTCCGCCGATCCCATCAAGCCGGGCGACCATCGGGACTTCCGGCTGATCTTTGAATCGGTTCCGGCGAACTGGGATGTGCAGCCGCCAGTGATTACGATTACCCATACGGAGTTGCGGTAG
- a CDS encoding ATP-binding protein — protein MATVDQIGFGTELEPVCTYCDGQGMRIVEDAQGRRSAVPCVCRAQRRTRRVLNLARIPRRYEHCTLDSYEPNFGDGAHRSLQSALRRARQFVDGYPLVNDGSGLLLTGAIGVGKTHLAVGVLQALVEERGATGLFYDYRELLKQVQNSYNPRVASTELEVLAPVFEAEVLVLDEIGASKPTDWVWDTVAHILNTRYNDKRTTIITTNYPNLPPRGVASEETAPSARYVTREETLGDRIGERMRSRLMEMCTTVEMQGEDFRQKIKRARLD, from the coding sequence ATGGCGACGGTAGATCAGATCGGGTTTGGTACGGAGTTGGAGCCGGTTTGCACCTACTGCGACGGGCAAGGCATGCGCATCGTGGAGGATGCACAGGGACGCCGGTCGGCTGTGCCTTGTGTGTGCCGTGCGCAACGGCGTACGCGACGAGTGCTGAACCTGGCTCGTATTCCTCGCCGGTATGAACACTGCACGCTGGATTCCTACGAACCCAACTTCGGGGATGGTGCGCACCGCTCTCTGCAGTCGGCGCTACGACGTGCACGGCAGTTCGTGGATGGCTATCCGTTGGTGAACGATGGCAGCGGTCTGCTGCTGACGGGTGCGATCGGCGTGGGTAAGACCCATCTTGCTGTGGGTGTGTTGCAGGCTCTGGTGGAAGAGCGGGGTGCAACTGGCCTGTTCTACGACTACCGTGAGCTGCTGAAGCAGGTGCAGAACAGCTACAACCCGCGCGTTGCCTCGACCGAGCTGGAAGTGCTTGCGCCGGTGTTCGAGGCTGAGGTGCTGGTGCTGGACGAGATCGGTGCGTCGAAGCCAACCGATTGGGTTTGGGACACTGTCGCGCACATCCTGAATACCCGCTACAACGACAAGCGGACCACGATCATCACCACGAACTATCCGAACCTGCCGCCGCGTGGTGTGGCGTCAGAGGAGACGGCTCCTTCGGCCCGCTACGTCACGCGCGAGGAGACGCTGGGCGATCGCATTGGCGAACGTATGCGTTCACGGTTGATGGAGATGTGTACGACGGTCGAGATGCAGGGCGAGGACTTCCGGCAGAAGATCAAGCGCGCTCGGCTGGATTAG
- the rpmE gene encoding 50S ribosomal protein L31 gives MPKQGIHPNYVATTVKCACGNSFETKSTHKGDIFLEICNVCHPFYTGKNKVIDTAGRIERFKRKFAKSDAANAAK, from the coding sequence ATGCCGAAGCAGGGAATCCACCCGAACTACGTCGCGACCACTGTTAAGTGCGCCTGCGGCAACAGCTTTGAGACGAAGTCCACCCACAAGGGCGACATCTTCCTCGAAATCTGCAATGTCTGCCACCCGTTCTACACGGGCAAGAACAAGGTCATCGACACGGCTGGTCGTATCGAGCGCTTCAAGCGCAAGTTCGCCAAGAGCGACGCCGCCAACGCTGCCAAGTAA
- a CDS encoding tRNA-dihydrouridine synthase, which produces MKKDWYNYAAAVADHAPRETGLPVPAEFTIGNVRIAPATVLAPMAGITDTVFRRFIKNASLFSEETTSDIANVDQARSNQQSGCGLIMTEFTSADGLSRMREVKRKRYLTYYDDEHPISAQIFGSNPETLADSARICQDAGFDIVDLNLGCPAKRVVACNGGSGLLRDLPLIETIFKRVRGAVSIPFTVKFRMGWNDHQLVCVPLAKMAEDCGLNAVALHARTREQGYTGNARWEYIAAVKDAVKIPVIGNGDVRTPEDAANMIAATGCDAVMIGRAAPANPWIFRQIAQYTATKAATGTGTYTLATEQDRYRMIRTYFTMLFDELEQEHPEIDFTPLPTESMTPAELSAYNHERNKVRDRESARRDVIGKMKQFASWFTHGVPGGSTLRRSIFESKQAEQVMDAVDRFFAMDPAQRIQSTADLQPAAFADFQDS; this is translated from the coding sequence ATGAAGAAAGACTGGTACAACTACGCCGCCGCTGTCGCCGATCACGCTCCGCGTGAAACAGGCTTGCCGGTCCCTGCCGAATTCACCATCGGCAATGTGCGCATTGCACCGGCGACCGTACTAGCACCCATGGCGGGTATCACCGACACTGTCTTTCGTCGTTTCATCAAGAACGCCTCGCTCTTTAGCGAAGAAACCACCAGCGACATTGCGAATGTCGATCAGGCACGTAGCAATCAGCAGTCTGGATGCGGCCTCATCATGACGGAGTTCACCTCCGCCGACGGTCTGTCGCGCATGCGCGAGGTCAAGCGCAAACGCTACCTGACCTACTACGACGATGAGCATCCCATCTCTGCACAGATCTTCGGATCGAACCCGGAGACGCTTGCAGACTCCGCACGCATCTGCCAAGACGCAGGCTTCGACATCGTCGACCTTAACCTGGGCTGCCCTGCAAAGCGCGTTGTCGCTTGCAACGGTGGCAGCGGTTTGCTGCGCGATCTGCCGTTGATTGAAACCATCTTCAAGCGCGTCCGCGGCGCGGTGTCGATTCCCTTCACCGTCAAGTTCCGCATGGGATGGAACGACCACCAACTCGTCTGCGTTCCGCTGGCAAAGATGGCTGAGGATTGCGGCCTGAACGCGGTCGCTCTGCACGCTCGCACACGCGAACAGGGCTACACCGGCAACGCGCGCTGGGAGTACATCGCCGCGGTAAAGGATGCTGTGAAGATTCCCGTTATCGGCAACGGTGACGTGCGCACCCCGGAAGATGCCGCCAACATGATTGCTGCGACTGGTTGCGATGCCGTGATGATCGGCCGCGCTGCACCCGCCAATCCGTGGATCTTCCGCCAGATCGCACAGTACACGGCAACCAAGGCTGCGACCGGGACCGGCACCTACACACTGGCCACCGAACAAGATCGCTATCGCATGATCCGCACCTACTTCACCATGCTCTTCGATGAGTTGGAGCAGGAACACCCAGAGATCGACTTCACACCACTGCCCACCGAGAGCATGACGCCAGCAGAGCTATCGGCCTACAACCACGAGCGCAACAAGGTCCGCGATCGTGAAAGCGCCCGCCGCGATGTCATCGGCAAGATGAAGCAGTTCGCAAGCTGGTTCACACACGGAGTCCCCGGCGGTTCCACTCTGCGCCGCAGCATCTTCGAAAGCAAGCAGGCCGAACAGGTCATGGACGCAGTCGATCGCTTCTTCGCGATGGACCCAGCCCAGCGCATACAAAGCACCGCCGACCTGCAACCCGCCGCCTTCGCAGACTTCCAAGACAGCTAA
- a CDS encoding YceI family protein, producing MIRRTTLALGAALLLSPLAPAQISNWKPDAAHSGIDFATTHLAISKVRGHFAVSGGDVTFDEKDITKSKVNITINTASVDTQNSMRDDDLKSDHFFDTAKYPTGEFTSTSIKRGKDGLIINGNLTVHGVTKPVVLTVDGPNGPVTGLDKKQHIGFSATTTVDRLAFGLAPTYPASVIGNDVKLTIDLDLAKQ from the coding sequence ATGATCCGTCGCACAACTCTCGCTCTTGGCGCAGCGCTGCTGCTTTCCCCGCTCGCTCCCGCTCAGATCTCAAACTGGAAGCCGGACGCCGCACATAGCGGGATCGACTTTGCCACTACCCACCTTGCGATTTCGAAAGTACGTGGCCACTTTGCTGTCTCCGGTGGCGATGTGACGTTTGATGAGAAGGACATCACCAAATCCAAGGTAAACATCACTATCAACACTGCGTCGGTCGATACGCAGAACAGCATGCGTGATGACGATCTGAAGAGTGACCACTTCTTCGACACTGCGAAGTATCCGACGGGCGAGTTCACCAGCACGTCCATCAAGAGGGGCAAGGACGGCCTGATCATCAACGGCAATCTGACGGTGCACGGCGTCACCAAGCCTGTGGTCCTGACGGTCGATGGACCGAACGGCCCTGTGACTGGCCTGGACAAGAAGCAGCACATCGGCTTCTCCGCAACAACCACCGTGGATCGCCTTGCGTTTGGTTTGGCCCCAACCTATCCGGCTTCTGTGATCGGTAATGATGTGAAATTGACCATCGATCTGGATCTTGCGAAGCAGTAA
- a CDS encoding YdiU family protein has protein sequence MMSRSQIPFQNTYARLPENFYGRANPAQVPSPRVIRFNEGLAKELNIIPGDDLAEIFSGNQVADGSEPLAMAYAGHQFATFVPALGDGRANLLGEINGKDIHLKGSGRTPFSRRGDGKAALGPVLREYILSEAMHALGVPTTRALAAVTTGEKVMREEILPGAVFTRVASSHIRVGTFQYFAARQDNDSVRILADYVIDRHYPEAKETSKKYKTMLQGIGDRQAKLIAKWMDLGFIHGVMNTDNTAISGETIDYGPCAFMEQYHPATVFSSIDRNGRYAYQNQPAIMIWNLSRLAECLLPLLQEEEGSEQGALDAAYEVLNSFQTAFEKAHVNGLRSKLGLASEHADDLDLAADLLQRMAANQADFTLTFRRLADVLEKHEDYPVASLFRDPSAFAEWSRRWQARTAQENRSVEDRIASMRAANPIYIPRNHLVQEVIDAAVLREDFTPFERLLEVTSQPFVEREGLEHYSAPAKPEERLLQTFCGT, from the coding sequence ATGATGAGCCGATCGCAGATTCCTTTCCAAAACACTTACGCACGACTACCTGAGAACTTTTACGGTCGAGCGAACCCCGCGCAGGTCCCATCGCCACGCGTCATTCGTTTTAACGAAGGGCTGGCCAAAGAACTCAACATTATTCCCGGGGACGACCTTGCCGAAATCTTCTCTGGCAACCAGGTCGCAGATGGCTCCGAGCCGCTTGCTATGGCCTATGCGGGCCATCAGTTCGCCACCTTCGTCCCAGCACTTGGTGATGGCCGCGCCAATCTTCTTGGCGAAATCAATGGCAAAGACATTCACCTGAAGGGTTCAGGGCGCACGCCGTTCTCGCGACGTGGCGATGGCAAAGCCGCACTCGGCCCGGTGCTGCGTGAATACATACTCAGCGAAGCGATGCATGCGCTCGGGGTGCCGACGACGCGCGCACTCGCTGCGGTTACGACGGGCGAAAAGGTTATGCGGGAGGAGATACTGCCCGGCGCTGTGTTCACTCGTGTCGCATCGAGTCATATTCGGGTAGGGACGTTTCAATACTTCGCCGCGCGTCAGGACAACGATTCCGTACGCATCCTTGCGGACTATGTGATTGACAGGCATTACCCCGAAGCGAAAGAAACTTCGAAGAAGTACAAGACAATGCTGCAAGGCATTGGCGATCGCCAGGCGAAGCTCATCGCCAAGTGGATGGACCTGGGCTTCATTCACGGCGTAATGAACACGGATAATACCGCCATCAGCGGCGAAACCATTGACTACGGGCCATGCGCATTCATGGAGCAGTATCACCCCGCCACAGTGTTCTCATCCATCGATCGCAATGGCCGTTACGCCTATCAGAACCAGCCAGCCATCATGATCTGGAATCTCTCACGATTAGCTGAATGCCTGCTGCCATTGTTGCAAGAAGAGGAAGGCAGCGAACAAGGCGCGCTGGACGCCGCCTATGAAGTACTGAATTCCTTTCAAACAGCTTTTGAAAAAGCCCACGTCAACGGACTACGGAGTAAGTTAGGCCTGGCATCAGAACATGCTGACGACCTGGACCTTGCTGCCGATCTGCTGCAGCGAATGGCCGCGAATCAGGCTGATTTCACGCTCACTTTCCGCCGCCTTGCTGATGTCCTGGAAAAGCACGAAGACTATCCCGTCGCTTCCCTGTTCCGCGATCCATCTGCCTTCGCTGAGTGGTCACGGCGTTGGCAAGCTCGCACTGCACAAGAGAATCGATCGGTAGAAGATCGCATCGCTTCGATGCGTGCAGCTAATCCCATCTACATCCCTCGCAATCATCTTGTGCAGGAAGTGATTGATGCCGCTGTACTGCGAGAGGACTTTACTCCCTTTGAGCGTCTTCTGGAGGTAACGTCGCAGCCTTTCGTGGAGCGCGAAGGGCTGGAACACTACAGCGCACCTGCAAAGCCGGAAGAGCGTTTGCTGCAGACATTCTGCGGTACATAA
- a CDS encoding ComEC/Rec2 family competence protein, whose product MTTKGIEAKHNTAIECVKGARSMFFGEVYTHPAQFSSVQPLRLHNSPALVIAGCFALGILFRNWWQPPMHVLLTCVLLLVVAASAVARAPRMAWFATAVAFIALGWATVLLRPSTQNASLIPYADTLQRKVEAVVTNSRMISTSVASKPDDDAWEEEEAEGNAREVLQLNALRAEEITPDISVMRPVSGGIQATLSSHNAIQDVPYLPCGTHVELTLRMHPQDRFRDPDIWNYADRLQDAGIIIAATADVKQLRVLPPSSISFRCWFQRAQHWSSDRITLLTISPWMRYLPYVMQWNATDASMLRAMLFGDRTALQRNVRMAFERTGSFHLFVVAGVHIAILMAVFYQFFLRLRMAPWGAALCTLLGVSGYAVLTGFGEPVRRALFMSTIYLLAMVLDRERQVMNALGIAILGMLCLDPNALFEASLQMTVLSVFAVGGIALPLVSRTLGPCADALKYIEHTHLDVHYAPYLAQLRIACRVAGRLFTGWLPKRYGMPIAQRVPAWLLRIILVVSEAILSILMAELVMTLPMMVYFHRLTPFAAPANLLALPLIGFVMGCAMTTFLLSLLHPLLALIPAAMTALSLHGIGYVVRTLNASHGADMRAPSPLPACIAAACLLWLLAILLLHEHRRRSAWIGCVLTVAAFVVLLLPSRPAFAGDALSFTSIDVGQGDSEFVTTPEGKVMVIDAGGPMGSRTQNTTSNFDIGEEIVSPMLWRQRIRTIDVLVVTHAHSDHIGGALAVLRNFHPRELWISVDAASPLLQDLVEEAGADNVSVRRMHLGDTAQLGSVSITAESPVPGYQNGNEPANDDSLVLRLQYGKSSVLVAGDAERASEEAMLRHGLPTSTLLKVGHHGSNTSTSEEFLQQLQSQCAVISCGRGNPFGHPRMQVLQRLQGAHVKTARTDTMGAIRYLLHADGSINMSALMSER is encoded by the coding sequence GTGACAACCAAGGGCATTGAGGCAAAACACAATACGGCAATCGAGTGTGTCAAAGGTGCGCGCAGCATGTTCTTCGGCGAGGTCTATACGCACCCCGCCCAATTCAGTAGCGTGCAGCCGCTGCGCCTCCACAACAGTCCCGCGCTGGTGATAGCCGGATGTTTTGCGCTCGGCATCCTTTTCCGCAATTGGTGGCAACCGCCAATGCATGTCTTACTCACGTGCGTTCTTCTTCTTGTTGTTGCTGCATCGGCAGTGGCAAGAGCTCCACGCATGGCGTGGTTTGCAACTGCTGTTGCCTTCATCGCACTGGGGTGGGCGACTGTATTGCTGCGGCCATCCACACAGAATGCATCGCTGATTCCTTACGCCGATACACTGCAGCGCAAGGTAGAAGCTGTGGTGACGAACTCCCGCATGATCTCCACTTCTGTTGCATCAAAGCCTGATGATGACGCTTGGGAGGAGGAGGAAGCGGAAGGAAATGCACGTGAAGTTCTGCAGCTGAATGCTTTACGTGCTGAAGAAATCACGCCCGACATTTCGGTGATGCGCCCCGTGAGTGGGGGCATTCAGGCAACGCTTTCATCACACAATGCCATACAGGATGTTCCCTATCTTCCTTGCGGCACACACGTAGAACTTACGCTCCGCATGCATCCTCAGGATCGATTTCGCGATCCGGACATATGGAACTATGCGGATCGGTTGCAGGATGCCGGAATCATCATCGCGGCAACTGCCGATGTGAAGCAACTCCGCGTACTGCCTCCGTCTTCTATTTCGTTTAGATGTTGGTTTCAACGTGCGCAGCATTGGTCATCTGATCGCATTACGTTACTCACCATCTCTCCGTGGATGAGATATCTTCCGTATGTCATGCAGTGGAATGCAACGGATGCTTCTATGTTGCGCGCAATGCTCTTTGGGGACCGTACGGCGCTGCAACGTAATGTCCGGATGGCGTTTGAGCGCACGGGGTCTTTTCACCTATTCGTCGTCGCAGGAGTTCACATTGCGATCCTGATGGCTGTGTTCTATCAGTTTTTTCTACGGCTTCGCATGGCACCGTGGGGTGCAGCTCTCTGCACGCTGTTGGGGGTAAGTGGATATGCGGTGCTGACCGGTTTTGGAGAACCGGTCCGTCGCGCACTGTTCATGTCCACGATCTACCTTCTCGCAATGGTTCTCGACCGCGAACGCCAGGTGATGAACGCTCTCGGTATTGCCATTCTGGGAATGCTATGTCTCGACCCGAATGCACTGTTTGAAGCAAGCCTGCAGATGACAGTGCTTTCTGTGTTTGCAGTGGGTGGTATCGCCTTGCCGCTTGTATCGCGCACGTTAGGCCCGTGTGCCGATGCGCTGAAATACATCGAACACACTCATCTTGATGTGCATTACGCGCCGTATCTGGCCCAGCTTCGCATCGCTTGCCGCGTTGCGGGCCGGCTATTTACGGGCTGGTTGCCGAAGCGGTATGGCATGCCCATCGCGCAGCGTGTGCCCGCATGGTTACTACGGATAATCTTGGTTGTTTCCGAAGCCATCCTGAGCATACTCATGGCAGAACTTGTAATGACCTTGCCAATGATGGTGTACTTCCACCGTCTGACGCCATTCGCAGCACCTGCAAATCTACTAGCACTTCCATTGATTGGATTTGTTATGGGATGTGCCATGACAACGTTCCTGCTTTCTCTGCTGCACCCCTTACTTGCACTAATTCCGGCAGCGATGACGGCCCTTAGCCTGCATGGCATTGGTTATGTCGTGCGCACGCTGAATGCGTCTCATGGTGCGGATATGCGAGCCCCATCACCGCTTCCCGCATGCATTGCTGCAGCATGTTTGTTGTGGCTACTCGCGATACTTCTGCTGCATGAACATCGACGCAGATCTGCATGGATTGGATGTGTTCTGACGGTCGCTGCATTCGTCGTCCTTTTACTACCGTCTCGTCCGGCGTTTGCAGGTGACGCGTTGTCCTTCACATCGATTGACGTGGGGCAAGGAGACTCGGAGTTTGTGACAACGCCCGAGGGGAAAGTCATGGTCATTGATGCTGGCGGTCCCATGGGATCACGGACGCAAAACACAACTTCTAACTTCGATATCGGGGAAGAGATTGTTTCACCCATGCTGTGGCGACAAAGGATCCGCACGATTGATGTGCTTGTAGTCACGCATGCGCACAGCGACCATATCGGAGGCGCGCTGGCCGTTCTTCGCAACTTTCATCCACGGGAATTGTGGATCAGCGTGGATGCCGCATCGCCCTTGCTGCAAGACCTCGTTGAAGAAGCGGGGGCCGATAACGTTAGCGTTCGGCGCATGCACTTAGGAGATACCGCACAACTTGGAAGCGTTAGCATTACCGCAGAGAGTCCTGTGCCGGGATATCAAAACGGAAACGAACCAGCGAATGATGACTCGTTAGTGCTTCGCTTGCAGTACGGCAAATCATCAGTACTAGTGGCTGGCGACGCGGAGCGCGCTTCTGAAGAAGCAATGTTGCGCCATGGTTTGCCAACTTCTACGTTGTTAAAAGTTGGCCACCATGGAAGCAACACATCCACCAGTGAAGAGTTTCTCCAACAACTTCAGTCGCAATGCGCGGTGATCTCTTGCGGAAGAGGAAATCCATTCGGTCATCCACGCATGCAAGTGTTGCAACGGCTTCAAGGGGCACATGTGAAGACGGCACGAACAGACACTATGGGCGCAATCCGCTATCTCCTGCATGCTGATGGCAGCATCAACATGTCGGCTCTTATGTCAGAGCGATAG
- the rlmD gene encoding 23S rRNA (uracil(1939)-C(5))-methyltransferase RlmD has translation MRHAAQIAPEQKLLSIIDAMPHRVPARCPHFGQCGGCQVQDITYKDQLIAKQAMLIDVLHASGISSVPAIETHSAEPWEYRNRIRLRIDNDSIGYSRRGSNDFLSIDECPIASPLLIRMALRMRDLVREEKLCWPEGAVAMELFTDSEERGVQISMHCDAPVAEVSRNAPAQLRLLCDTVRNEFPQLVGSGLSAAAPDKAQSKRVQATQRIEIARWGESQLAYRVADSIYRITRNAFFQVNRFLTSEMVKVVVDHRSGNFVLDLFAGAGLFSVPLAKRFDQGIAVEIGEPAVSDLTSLMAEYPRHRVAHATVQDFLSRAFVTPDLVVMDPPRAGASLSALRSLLRLKPHEIVYVSCDAGTFARDAKTLSEGGYTFAAFHLLDLFPQTFHTETIAIFRRETA, from the coding sequence ATGAGACACGCAGCACAGATCGCGCCGGAACAGAAGCTGCTCTCCATCATTGACGCCATGCCGCATCGTGTCCCGGCTCGTTGTCCGCATTTCGGCCAGTGTGGCGGATGTCAGGTGCAGGACATCACTTACAAAGATCAACTCATTGCAAAGCAGGCCATGTTGATAGATGTTCTGCACGCATCAGGTATTTCCTCTGTTCCTGCCATCGAAACACACAGCGCCGAACCATGGGAATATCGCAATCGCATCCGCTTGCGCATTGACAACGACAGCATCGGCTACAGTCGCCGCGGCAGCAATGATTTTCTCTCGATTGATGAGTGTCCTATCGCTTCTCCGTTGCTGATTCGCATGGCATTGAGGATGCGCGATCTTGTACGTGAAGAAAAGCTCTGTTGGCCGGAAGGAGCGGTTGCGATGGAGCTCTTCACCGATAGCGAAGAGCGAGGCGTTCAGATATCCATGCATTGTGATGCGCCGGTCGCAGAAGTAAGTCGCAATGCGCCTGCGCAACTTCGTCTCCTTTGCGATACGGTGCGAAATGAATTTCCTCAACTGGTTGGAAGCGGTCTCTCCGCAGCCGCTCCAGACAAGGCACAATCCAAGCGCGTGCAGGCCACGCAGCGCATTGAAATTGCCCGCTGGGGCGAGTCGCAGCTAGCCTATCGCGTTGCAGACAGTATCTATCGCATCACACGCAATGCCTTCTTCCAGGTGAATCGTTTTCTCACTTCAGAGATGGTGAAGGTGGTGGTGGATCATCGCAGCGGCAATTTCGTTTTGGATCTGTTTGCAGGCGCGGGACTTTTCTCTGTCCCCTTGGCCAAGCGTTTTGATCAGGGCATCGCTGTAGAAATTGGCGAACCAGCGGTATCCGATCTGACGTCCCTCATGGCGGAATACCCGCGGCATCGTGTAGCCCACGCAACGGTTCAGGACTTCCTTTCGCGCGCGTTTGTTACGCCTGATCTTGTTGTGATGGACCCACCGCGTGCCGGCGCTTCCTTGTCCGCATTACGGTCACTGCTACGGCTCAAACCGCACGAAATAGTGTACGTTTCCTGCGATGCAGGCACATTTGCGCGGGACGCAAAGACGTTGTCAGAAGGCGGCTACACCTTCGCAGCTTTTCATCTTCTGGATCTCTTTCCGCAGACATTCCACACTGAAACGATCGCTATATTTCGACGCGAGACCGCGTGA
- a CDS encoding type III pantothenate kinase — protein sequence MLLAIDVGNTNTVLGLYRPASPEAPVAQTHCWRIATPVQRTLDELRMVLRALFNMDGVDITAVTGVAISSVVPPIDSLFRDVIEKLFGVKPLFVEPGVKTGLPVLVDNPAEVGADRIVNCVAAFERYGGPTIVVDLGTATTFDVISQRGEYLGGAIAPGIGISADALFERAAKLGRVNIRKPGKVIGTNTVDHIQIGLYYGYIGLVDGICERMIAELATETKVVATGGFARMLAETSRTIRHVDENLTLDGVRLIYERNQDRVRRRTMTTTQRSE from the coding sequence ATGCTGCTGGCGATCGACGTAGGCAATACCAACACAGTACTAGGGCTGTACCGCCCGGCCAGCCCAGAAGCGCCCGTAGCGCAAACGCACTGCTGGCGTATTGCCACTCCAGTGCAAAGAACGCTGGATGAACTGCGCATGGTGTTGCGCGCTCTCTTCAACATGGATGGAGTCGATATCACGGCGGTAACCGGAGTGGCTATTTCATCCGTGGTGCCTCCGATTGATTCGCTGTTCCGCGATGTCATTGAAAAGTTGTTTGGCGTGAAACCGCTCTTCGTGGAGCCGGGTGTGAAGACGGGCCTTCCAGTGCTGGTGGACAATCCGGCTGAAGTGGGAGCAGACCGCATAGTGAATTGCGTCGCGGCTTTTGAACGTTATGGTGGGCCAACCATCGTTGTGGATCTTGGCACTGCGACAACGTTTGATGTGATCTCGCAACGCGGCGAATATCTGGGAGGCGCAATTGCCCCTGGTATTGGCATCAGTGCAGATGCGTTGTTTGAGCGTGCAGCAAAATTGGGACGTGTGAACATTCGCAAGCCGGGCAAAGTGATCGGTACCAACACGGTGGATCACATTCAGATCGGGCTCTATTACGGCTATATCGGCCTGGTGGACGGCATCTGTGAGCGAATGATTGCTGAGTTGGCAACTGAGACTAAAGTGGTGGCCACCGGAGGTTTTGCGCGCATGCTGGCTGAGACCTCGCGTACGATTCGCCACGTGGACGAAAACCTGACGCTGGATGGTGTTCGCTTGATTTACGAGCGCAATCAGGATCGCGTGCGCCGCCGCACCATGACCACAACACAACGCTCGGAGTAA
- a CDS encoding biotin--[acetyl-CoA-carboxylase] ligase has product MGSFAVGRVNEALQGTIFHGRLQHFATIGSTNIQALADAQAGAESGKVYIADEQTAGRGRGGHTWHSEPDRGLYLTMLVRPALRSSEVLKLSMITALAAVEAVGQVTASRITDIRWPNDLVTGANPARKVGGILTEAVSTPSGELRHAAIGLGINLNQLEFPAELATVATSLRRELGVSVSREELAIALLLQMDGELRQLDSDSNEVFHRMEQKSSWVRGKRVHVAEQEGYTGKTAGLTTEGLLRIHCDDGTERVVRHGGVREL; this is encoded by the coding sequence ATGGGTAGTTTTGCTGTCGGTCGTGTGAATGAAGCCCTGCAAGGAACCATCTTCCACGGCAGACTGCAGCACTTCGCCACCATCGGCAGCACAAACATACAGGCGCTCGCCGATGCGCAGGCAGGGGCGGAATCCGGCAAGGTTTACATTGCAGACGAGCAGACCGCAGGGCGAGGACGCGGCGGTCACACGTGGCATTCAGAGCCGGATCGCGGCCTCTATCTGACCATGCTGGTGCGACCGGCATTGCGAAGCTCCGAAGTACTGAAACTCTCCATGATCACGGCGCTGGCTGCCGTTGAAGCAGTTGGACAAGTTACCGCGTCACGCATCACGGATATTCGGTGGCCAAACGATCTGGTGACAGGTGCGAATCCTGCACGCAAGGTGGGTGGCATTCTGACCGAGGCGGTTTCCACACCATCCGGCGAACTCCGGCACGCGGCCATCGGGCTTGGGATCAACCTGAACCAGCTGGAATTTCCTGCGGAACTTGCCACTGTTGCGACGTCATTGCGTCGTGAGCTGGGGGTTAGCGTGAGCAGGGAAGAGCTTGCCATTGCCCTGCTTCTGCAGATGGATGGGGAATTGCGGCAACTTGACTCGGACAGCAATGAGGTCTTCCATCGTATGGAACAGAAAAGCTCATGGGTGCGCGGCAAGCGCGTTCATGTAGCGGAGCAGGAAGGCTATACTGGCAAAACCGCCGGACTCACAACCGAGGGCCTTCTCCGCATCCATTGCGACGACGGCACTGAACGAGTAGTGCGCCATGGCGGAGTTCGCGAGTTGTGA